The following DNA comes from Camelina sativa cultivar DH55 chromosome 14, Cs, whole genome shotgun sequence.
GCGCAGCTGGTTTGGGTTGTGTCTATGTGTCCGTGATTTTTAACTTAATATTTATATGActccatatatattatatttttaatatataattaaaaaaaattaactttcaCCATTGatatcaaaattttctcctttttttggagatagtaaataaacaaaaaaagaggatTTTAAAATGTGTGAAAAAACATCTAAAACACACAATTACCTCATCTGACCTCTTTCTTTAACATGAGCCTCTTTTAGCATTCTTTGCCAGAGCTCTTTGACACGATGACGAAACTTTTTCTGAAACCAAACTTCAATCTCCGAGTAAAGCACCTTCGGGTTCTGTCCCCAACTCTTTCTCAGACTCTCCAAACtatcaatcttcttctctgtcaAAGCTATCACCAAACTCCCAACTCTTTCTAAACCCCAAGCTTCTCTTTCCAACAACGTTTCAGGTTTCCCAGCTAACAACAACCTAACCCTTTTCAAACAAGGCAATACCTCTCCTTGAAGCAAAGCGCATCCGAATGCCGCTGCTCTGTCTCTATCCTCTGTTATTGCCACACTGTGAGCCGGAAGCTCCCAATTATAAGGACCGAAACTTGGCACCACCCAGCACAAAACTCTATCTTCCTCACTCGAGTAGTACGGTTTCGGGTCCTTGAGCGGCGAGGAGAACACGCAGAGGGATTTAGCGTGCTTCACTAGCCATTCCGGCTTCACTCGTGTTGCTCCGTGCATGTATGGTCTGTTGGTGAGTAGGAGCTCGCTGTAGACTAATAACTCCGGAGCCGAGTTTATGAGAGACGACCAGCGGTGCAAGAAAACAGGTTCTTGAACCGCACATGCTTGGTATTCTGTCGCTTTCGTCTTTCTGGCTACACGGTCTGCCCATCCCGCACAGATGGCTTCTCCTAGCAGTTCCTCTTCGTTCTGTAGAAGAGGGTTTTTTGAGGAAGACGATGTGGTGATTCTCCATGACTTCTCCACGTCTTGTATAGTCCCATGAGTCCATGAGAAACAGTCTTCGGTTTCTGAGGGCTTACAACAGCTGAAAACAAGTCGCAAAAGCTGATTTTTGAGCTTAGACATCTCGTCCATGGTCTTCAAATGCAACCCATTTGCCTCGCAGAAGCCTGCGCCATTCTCTGAGACCTCAAAGGTATGCAATGCGTAAGCTACCGTCAAAGCATCGCTGCTCGGGTTGGAAAATCTATTCCGTGCGGCTCTAATCTTCTCTTTCCGCTCCTTTCTCCGTTGTTTCTCGTCTTGCTTGACGGTTTTGCCAGCATCTTCGGACTCGTTTTTCTTGTCTCCTTCAAATTGCATTATCAAAGGGTTTGGTAAGCTCAGTGCGGCTACCGCTGCAACCGCGTATCCAAGGACAAGATTCGCGCGTGAGTAATTCCGGGTCTCTTTTAGCATTTGGATGACTGTGAGAAGCATTCTTGAGTGACGTGGACTCATGGGGTAGTGAGACATAGCCTTTCCTAATGGTGTTAACCTTCCGTTGCTGTCTAGAGCCTCTAAAGCTTTTAAGCATCGTTCTGCTTCTCTAATAGAAGATGGCTCAGGCGGAGTTGGAAACGGGAAATTCTCAACCTGTTGGCAATAGAAAAACGCAAAGTTTCATCAAGACAGACAGATAAGAAAGAGATCTAGTCCATTGACAATGGTGCTTACAAACGTCTTACCTTTGGAATGTTCATAGATTTCATGAGAAGAACGACTCCATCAACAGGAACTTTCGTGATTTCAGGAGGCGAAGATTCCTCAAATATATTGCTAAAAACCGCAGATGAATAGAGACGATAACAGTGGCCAGGTCCAGTTCGTCCAGATCTTCCAGCTCTTTGACTAGCCGAAGCTTGGCTTATCCAATCTACCTCATAACTTTCCATACCAGTCTTAGAATCGTAATTCTTTACTTTAACCCGACCTGTATCAACCACATACTTAATACCAGGAATAGTAAGAGAAGTTTCTGCTACATTAGTCGCCACAACCACaagtctttcttctttctcaacatCCTCAAACACTCGAAGCTGTGCAGCTGGAGATAGCATTGCATAAAGCGGAAGAACACGTAATTTTCCTGGAGTAAATGAGGTTTTCTCCTGCTCAGCCTCTTGATCCTCTGCTGCAATGGACTTGGTTGTCTCAACAGATACGGATCCATTTTTATCTGACAAAGCATTAAACGCTGCTCGAAGAGCTTCAAGCTTCCCTTCCTCTACAAATGGATATGCAGAGCTGTCATCAATAGTTTCCCAGTCGCTGTCTTCATCAGACTCATACATGTCTTCTTCAAAACCATCATCATAGTTACCATCACCAATATCGGAAGGATCTTCTTCATGTGAACTAAACCTGTAATTTTGATTGTTGGAGCCATCATTAAATGCTTCAGCAATCTCTTTCATGTCAATACCACCAAATGAAACATCATCGCATTTCTTCTTAGCGGAAGCATCTCTTTTAGCAGCTTGAACAACAAATTCCTTTGAAAAATTACGTAACTTGTCACATAAATGATCAACTTCTCTCTGGCCGGTCACAAAAACAAGTATTCCTCCTTGTGGTAACTTTTTGTGAATTGACATCACTTTCTTAAGAGCTTGACCGATATAATCAACAATCTCAGTCTTCTTGGAGAAATGTATAGTTACTGGAAACTGTCGAGTGGGAACCTCTATAAGCGGAGGTACCTTCGGGAATAACCTTTTCCCCGATACAAAATCTTCCACTCGCAAAGTCGCACTCATCAATATAAGTTTAAGTGGCGTGATAGCTTGGTGTTCTGAGGTTACCGCGCATCCAGATTGAAGACTCTTTTGTTGCTCTACGTAGTATTCCTGTCGGATTTTGATGACTCGAGTGAGCATCCCAATTAAAATGTCTGTGTTCAGGCTTCTTTCATGAGCTTCATCGAGAATTATCACAGAGTAACGCCTCAACAAGAAGTCATTCTGAATCTCACGAAGTAAAATCCCATCGGTCATAAACTTGATAGAGGAGTTGTCGCCAATCTTTTTGTCGTACCTAACCTGAAACCCAACTTCTTTTCCTAGATGAACACCAAGCTCAAATGCCACTCTCTTGGCAGTCGCAAGGACAGCAACACGGCGTGGTTGGGTAATCCCGATAATCCCACTTCGAGAAATGCATTGCTTTGAACCAAAACCAGCTTCGTAAAGGAACTGAAAGATccagaaacagaaacataaaaCTAGATTAGATATTAAACTAGAAATCTATCTGAGACCATAAACTCAGGTATCAGAAACAAACTGACCTGAGGAACTTGAGTGGTTTTACCACACCCGGTATGTCCTGAAATAATAACCGTAGGGTGATGATTAATAGCTTCCATAATCTCCTGCTCCATCATTACTATGGGAAGATCCTTCCTCGTCTCTTCAACTTCGGCTGGTCTAGAAACATGAACTACAAAGGCAGGCACACGAGGTCCTTGTACAGCAGCTACATCTTCATTCTCAATTTCCTCATCCTATTTTAATATCAAACCCATTAGAACCAATCAAACCACAAATATACAGTAGCTGAACAAGAAACTATCGGAGTTGACAAACCATTCTTTGTGagccttcttctccatcatcatcacgaTGTAGGATCATACCAACAGTAGCGTCGTCTACCACGAGCTTGTTACTAGTTTCTTGAGCAGAAACAGAACTGAGTTCATCATCAACCAGTAGTTCATAATCAGTTACAAAAGTAGGAGTAACAATTTCAGCATGTTCTTGTGTTGTTGTAGgttcttcgtcatcatcatcatcgtcatcgtctTTTTGCTGCTCGTCGTCGGCTGATTCATCAGAAAGCTCAGTCCCAAAACCAGCTTTAGAAAATTCCATTGCTCTCCTACGTTTCTCCAGCTTCGTCGCTgactgaattaaaaaaaaaaaaagatttaaccAAACCACAAACGGAGATTCAGAACAACATCATCATAGTAAGAAAAAANaaaaaaaaaaaaaaaaaaaaaaaaaaaaaaaaaagatagaaactttCGTCTTACTTACTCTGCCTATAACTGTTGACGATTGCAAAAGCGATGATATATCCTCAGGTATCTTGTACTGTCTGTGTAAAAAATTCAATACccaaaattgaaataaaataaaatcaaacaatttaCGAATTGAAGAAGCGTTGATGACATACTCTAACGCCTGGGCAGTGTATGCATAGAAgttttcattctctttctcttccgcCAATTTCTTCAGCTTCCGTTTCTGAGAGTTGCTCATTACCGTTTCTTTACTTGAAGTCAGTTTCCGTTTCCGAGATGTTCTTGAAACCGTGTTCTTATTTGAATTCAGCTTATCATGCATAGCAAATTCCAAAATCTCATCAGCAATTAGAATCCCCCAAAAATCTTATTGAGGGAAGAAAGGGTTTTGATTAGGATTTCTTTGTTACcttattgttcttcttctttcttggtgGCATTACTTCTAAATTGCAATCGTCTCCCATTCCATTTGCCATCATTGTTCAAATCGAATCGACCCCGAAAGCTGATCGGATCTTCAGACAAGAGAGAGATAAACCTTCAAAAAGGGGTTCTGATTGACACAGCAACCACCTCGTCGGAGATAC
Coding sequences within:
- the LOC104741930 gene encoding ATP-dependent RNA helicase DEAH13-like, encoding MMANGMGDDCNLEVMPPRKKKNNKLNSNKNTVSRTSRKRKLTSSKETVMSNSQKRKLKKLAEEKENENFYAYTAQALEQYKIPEDISSLLQSSTVIGRSATKLEKRRRAMEFSKAGFGTELSDESADDEQQKDDDDDDDDEEPTTTQEHAEIVTPTFVTDYELLVDDELSSVSAQETSNKLVVDDATVGMILHRDDDGEEGSQRMDEEIENEDVAAVQGPRVPAFVVHVSRPAEVEETRKDLPIVMMEQEIMEAINHHPTVIISGHTGCGKTTQVPQFLYEAGFGSKQCISRSGIIGITQPRRVAVLATAKRVAFELGVHLGKEVGFQVRYDKKIGDNSSIKFMTDGILLREIQNDFLLRRYSVIILDEAHERSLNTDILIGMLTRVIKIRQEYYVEQQKSLQSGCAVTSEHQAITPLKLILMSATLRVEDFVSGKRLFPKVPPLIEVPTRQFPVTIHFSKKTEIVDYIGQALKKVMSIHKKLPQGGILVFVTGQREVDHLCDKLRNFSKEFVVQAAKRDASAKKKCDDVSFGGIDMKEIAEAFNDGSNNQNYRFSSHEEDPSDIGDGNYDDGFEEDMYESDEDSDWETIDDSSAYPFVEEGKLEALRAAFNALSDKNGSVSVETTKSIAAEDQEAEQEKTSFTPGKLRVLPLYAMLSPAAQLRVFEDVEKEERLVVVATNVAETSLTIPGIKYVVDTGRVKVKNYDSKTGMESYEVDWISQASASQRAGRSGRTGPGHCYRLYSSAVFSNIFEESSPPEITKVPVDGVVLLMKSMNIPKVENFPFPTPPEPSSIREAERCLKALEALDSNGRLTPLGKAMSHYPMSPRHSRMLLTVIQMLKETRNYSRANLVLGYAVAAVAALSLPNPLIMQFEGDKKNESEDAGKTVKQDEKQRRKERKEKIRAARNRFSNPSSDALTVAYALHTFEVSENGAGFCEANGLHLKTMDEMSKLKNQLLRLVFSCCKPSETEDCFSWTHGTIQDVEKSWRITTSSSSKNPLLQNEEELLGEAICAGWADRVARKTKATEYQACAVQEPVFLHRWSSLINSAPELLVYSELLLTNRPYMHGATRVKPEWLVKHAKSLCVFSSPLKDPKPYYSSEEDRVLCWVVPSFGPYNWELPAHSVAITEDRDRAAAFGCALLQGEVLPCLKRVRLLLAGKPETLLEREAWGLERVGSLVIALTEKKIDSLESLRKSWGQNPKVLYSEIEVWFQKKFRHRVKELWQRMLKEAHVKERGQMR